From the genome of Acinetobacter lwoffii, one region includes:
- a CDS encoding thiol:disulfide interchange protein DsbA/DsbL — protein MKKFLLGAVAASVLAFSGNAMANFVAGQDYQVVAKPVKVEKPGRIEVREFFWYGCGHCFALEPHMQGWLKKLPKDVRFVRTPAAMNPLWEQAARAYYVSEALGVRQKAHLQLFHDIHDKQRPILEQAQLAKFYTRYGIPEAKFNSTYKSFPITSKIAQAKNLAAQYQLSGVPAVTVNGKYIVQGNDAKVIQVVNYLIEKERKAK, from the coding sequence AATGCTATGGCCAATTTTGTGGCAGGTCAGGACTATCAGGTGGTTGCAAAACCAGTCAAAGTCGAAAAACCGGGCAGAATTGAGGTACGTGAATTCTTCTGGTACGGCTGTGGTCACTGTTTCGCGCTTGAACCACATATGCAGGGCTGGTTGAAAAAATTACCAAAAGATGTACGTTTTGTACGTACGCCGGCTGCAATGAATCCACTCTGGGAGCAGGCAGCGCGTGCTTATTATGTGTCTGAAGCATTGGGTGTGCGTCAAAAAGCACATTTACAATTATTCCATGATATTCATGATAAGCAACGTCCAATTTTAGAACAGGCGCAATTGGCCAAGTTCTATACCCGCTATGGTATTCCTGAAGCGAAATTTAACAGCACTTATAAATCTTTCCCGATCACTTCGAAAATTGCCCAAGCCAAAAATCTGGCTGCTCAGTATCAGTTAAGTGGTGTTCCGGCAGTGACCGTGAATGGTAAATATATTGTGCAGGGTAATGATGCCAAAGTCATTCAGGTGGTGAATTACCTGATCGAGAAAGAGCGTAAAGCCAAATAA